From one Mytilus edulis chromosome 1, xbMytEdul2.2, whole genome shotgun sequence genomic stretch:
- the LOC139529749 gene encoding protein shisa-5-like: MDLLRRILYTVFLNLIFSVVTVHGEYCYYSSYYSDYECDGTTTGGAIAGAIVGIIIFIVVIVVIIVICKKHTTRTTSIHTTSHTGGTTVITQQQQQQAQPPMMYGQYSQPGGPMYNQPPAYPPPQPNYPPPQGNYPPRF, translated from the exons ATGGATCTTCTACGACGTATTTTGTACACTGTTTTTCTGAATTTAATATTCAGTG ttgtgACGGTCCATGGTGAATACTGTTATTACAGTTCTTACTATTCTGATTATGAATGTGATGGCACAACAACCGG TGGTGCCATAGCCGGTGCGATAGTAGGAATTATCATTTTTATAGTTGTCATAGTTGTTATAATTGTCATTTGTAAAAAGCATACAACTAGGACGACAAGTATTCATACCACTTCACACACTGGTGGAACTACAGTTATCACACAACAGCAGCAACAACAAG CTCAACCACCGATGATGTATGGTCAGTATTCGCAACCAGGAGGCCCTATGTATAATCAACCACCAGCGTATCCGCCACCTCAACCAAACTATCCACCACCACAAGGAAATTATCCTCCAAGATTTTAA